A region of Modestobacter marinus DNA encodes the following proteins:
- a CDS encoding cupin domain-containing protein gives MLDPERQDRAPSSSEGGARSWAESAARPALRRCIRVEPDVFAAEHWSRRPLLSTAEELGGTFTDLLDLDAVDELLSTRGLRTPFLRIAKDGAVVDAKRFTSPQGAGAEVADQVSSDAVLRLFADGSTVVLQGLHRLWPPLIEFAGQLAADLGHPTQVNAYVTPPSSRGFSPHYDVHDVFVLQVAGEKHWTIHEPVLTDPLRTHPWADRADEVAAAAQRPPVIDAVLRPGDALYLPRGYLHSAVALGEISAHLTVGVHSVTRWGAVESALDLVRTLAADDPTLRGSLPLGVDLADPAATTEDVAAVLSGLQRWLGEVDPAAVADGLRARTWAQVRPAPVSPLAQSGALATLTADTVLQVRPLLRLQLREPAGGRVALVAGRRTHDLPASTHPALAALLDTGELKVGDLPGLDAADQLTLARRLVTEAIAVVPGARPGGAPGGAGHDGGRDDRPEA, from the coding sequence GTGCTCGACCCTGAACGGCAGGACCGGGCGCCGTCCTCCTCGGAGGGCGGTGCCCGCTCCTGGGCGGAGAGCGCTGCCCGCCCGGCGCTGCGCCGCTGCATCCGGGTCGAGCCGGACGTGTTCGCCGCCGAGCACTGGTCCCGCCGCCCCCTGCTGTCCACCGCCGAGGAGCTCGGCGGCACCTTCACCGACCTGCTCGACCTCGACGCGGTCGACGAGCTGCTGAGCACCCGCGGGCTGCGGACGCCGTTCCTGCGGATCGCCAAGGACGGCGCCGTCGTCGACGCCAAGCGCTTCACCAGCCCCCAGGGCGCCGGTGCCGAGGTGGCCGACCAGGTCTCCTCCGACGCGGTGCTGCGCCTGTTCGCCGACGGGAGCACCGTCGTCCTGCAGGGCCTGCACCGGCTCTGGCCGCCGCTGATCGAGTTCGCCGGCCAGCTCGCCGCCGACCTCGGGCACCCCACCCAGGTCAACGCCTACGTCACCCCGCCGTCCTCGCGCGGGTTCTCCCCGCACTACGACGTGCACGACGTGTTCGTGCTGCAGGTCGCCGGGGAGAAGCACTGGACGATCCACGAGCCGGTGCTCACCGACCCGCTGCGCACCCACCCCTGGGCCGACCGGGCCGACGAGGTCGCCGCCGCCGCGCAGCGCCCGCCGGTGATCGACGCGGTGCTGCGCCCCGGCGACGCCCTCTACCTGCCCCGCGGCTACCTGCACTCGGCGGTCGCGCTCGGGGAGATCAGCGCCCACCTGACCGTCGGCGTGCACTCGGTGACCCGCTGGGGCGCCGTGGAGTCCGCGCTGGACCTGGTGCGGACCCTGGCCGCCGACGACCCCACGCTGCGCGGCTCGCTGCCGCTCGGCGTCGACCTGGCCGACCCCGCCGCCACCACCGAGGACGTCGCCGCGGTGCTGTCGGGCCTGCAGCGCTGGCTCGGCGAGGTCGACCCGGCCGCCGTGGCCGACGGGCTGCGGGCCCGCACCTGGGCGCAGGTGCGGCCGGCCCCGGTGTCGCCGCTGGCCCAGTCCGGCGCGCTCGCCACGCTGACCGCCGACACCGTGCTGCAGGTGCGGCCGCTGCTGCGCCTGCAGCTGCGCGAGCCGGCCGGCGGACGGGTCGCCCTGGTCGCCGGCCGCCGCACCCACGACCTGCCGGCCAGCACCCACCCGGCGCTGGCCGCGCTGCTGGACACCGGCGAGCTCAAGGTCGGTGACCTGCCCGGGCTGGACGCCGCCGACCAGCTCACCCTGGCCCGCCGGCTGGTGACCGAGGCGATCGCCGTCGTCCCGGGGGCCCGGCCCGGCGGTGCCCCCGGCGGGGCGGGGCACGATGGGGGCCGTGACGACCGCCCCGAGGCCTGA
- a CDS encoding sucrase ferredoxin, protein MGAVTTAPRPDRAEVDPQFCQDPGEATGEIGAPRSAPPGRLDPARCSVQALLRGDSPVATAPPARRWLLVEQPGPWGRDALLESRFDRGVATELAARARELGMRIQMIRRPGERLADSGRRWAVADTTPGRETLHWSTRESDADLLTRPWDGSVGEPTQVPTYLVCTHGAHDACCAVRGRPLARALPAGGVPADVWETSHLGGDRFAANVVVLPWGFVYGQVPEDGAELLAAHAAGQVALPWLRGRAGVAPAAQAAQQHARAELGLLGVHDLPTRRVAVLEAPAGGAERFEVTLAGPAGDVVVTVESRLSTEAHRLTCAAVRPGRWRTWHPLSLRVAAPA, encoded by the coding sequence ATGGGGGCCGTGACGACCGCCCCGAGGCCTGACCGCGCGGAGGTCGACCCGCAGTTCTGCCAGGACCCCGGGGAGGCGACCGGGGAGATCGGCGCGCCCCGGTCGGCCCCGCCGGGCCGGCTGGACCCGGCTCGGTGCTCGGTGCAGGCGCTGCTGCGCGGTGACTCCCCGGTCGCGACCGCCCCACCGGCCCGCCGGTGGCTGCTGGTCGAGCAGCCCGGCCCGTGGGGCCGGGACGCGCTGCTGGAGTCCCGGTTCGACCGCGGGGTCGCCACGGAGCTGGCAGCCCGGGCGCGCGAGCTGGGGATGCGGATCCAGATGATCCGCCGGCCCGGTGAGCGGCTGGCCGACTCCGGCCGGCGCTGGGCGGTCGCCGACACCACGCCGGGCCGGGAGACGCTCCACTGGTCGACCCGGGAGTCCGACGCCGACCTGCTCACCCGACCCTGGGACGGCTCGGTGGGTGAGCCCACGCAGGTGCCGACCTACCTGGTCTGCACCCACGGGGCACACGACGCCTGCTGCGCGGTGCGGGGCCGGCCGCTGGCCCGGGCGCTGCCCGCCGGCGGCGTCCCGGCCGACGTCTGGGAGACCAGCCACCTGGGCGGTGACCGGTTCGCCGCCAACGTCGTCGTCCTGCCGTGGGGGTTCGTCTACGGCCAGGTGCCCGAGGACGGCGCGGAGCTGCTCGCCGCGCACGCGGCCGGCCAGGTCGCGCTGCCGTGGCTGCGGGGCCGGGCCGGGGTCGCGCCGGCGGCGCAGGCCGCCCAGCAGCACGCCCGAGCCGAGCTCGGGCTGCTCGGCGTGCACGACCTGCCCACCCGGCGGGTGGCGGTGCTCGAGGCACCGGCGGGCGGCGCCGAGCGGTTCGAGGTGACGCTGGCCGGCCCGGCCGGCGACGTGGTGGTCACCGTGGAGAGCCGGCTGTCGACCGAGGCGCACCGGCTCACCTGCGCCGCGGTCCGGCCGGGCCGCTGGCGCACCTGGCACCCGCTGTCCCTGCGGGTCGCCGCACCGGCCTGA
- a CDS encoding alkaline phosphatase family protein — protein MSGGAGAPTSAPEEFAVPRYGGATLADVLPGAASALGVPVRRSDLPVDPLDLTSALAGARRVAVLLVDGLGAELVAAHPRQAPVLNALGSPVGTLSAPCPSTTPVSLVTLGTGLPPGSHGVLGFVTEVPGEGRTLNHVHWGDDPDPLQWQAAPTVFEQATAAGVSCTVVAPHTFAGSGLTRAAYRGADYASAFSPGDLVAGMHAALRTGRRSLVYGYTAELDLTGHVRGLDSPSWRAQLGIVDRLVEQLAEGLPDDAVLLVTADHGMVDVPDDTRLDIGEEPALTDGVRLLAGEPRARYVHAEPGAADDVLAAWRAVLGHRAWVVSRAEAVESGVFGAVDPALADRIGDVVALARGSWAFTDAQQDPVGSMLAAYHGSLTPAELTIPLLAVRGRALD, from the coding sequence ATGAGCGGGGGAGCCGGTGCGCCGACGAGCGCACCCGAGGAGTTCGCGGTGCCGCGGTACGGCGGTGCCACCCTCGCCGACGTCCTGCCCGGCGCCGCCTCCGCCCTCGGCGTCCCGGTGCGCCGCAGTGACCTGCCCGTCGACCCCCTCGACCTGACGTCCGCCCTGGCCGGCGCCCGCCGGGTCGCCGTCCTGCTGGTCGACGGCCTGGGTGCCGAGCTGGTCGCCGCCCACCCGCGGCAGGCGCCGGTGCTCAACGCGCTCGGCAGCCCCGTCGGCACGCTGTCCGCGCCCTGCCCCAGCACCACCCCGGTCAGCCTCGTCACCCTGGGCACCGGCCTCCCCCCGGGCAGCCACGGCGTGCTCGGCTTCGTCACCGAGGTGCCCGGCGAGGGCCGCACCCTCAACCACGTCCACTGGGGTGACGACCCCGACCCGTTGCAGTGGCAGGCCGCGCCCACCGTCTTCGAGCAGGCCACCGCCGCCGGCGTCTCGTGCACCGTCGTCGCCCCGCACACCTTCGCCGGCTCCGGCCTCACCCGCGCCGCCTACCGCGGGGCCGACTACGCCAGCGCCTTCAGCCCCGGCGACCTGGTCGCCGGGATGCACGCCGCGCTGCGCACCGGCCGGCGCAGCCTGGTCTACGGCTACACCGCCGAGCTCGACCTCACCGGGCACGTCCGCGGTCTCGACTCGCCCAGCTGGCGCGCCCAGCTCGGCATCGTCGACCGGCTGGTCGAGCAGCTGGCCGAGGGGCTGCCCGACGACGCGGTGCTGCTGGTGACCGCCGACCACGGCATGGTCGACGTCCCCGACGACACCCGGCTCGACATCGGCGAGGAACCCGCGCTCACCGACGGCGTGCGGCTGCTCGCCGGCGAACCGCGGGCCCGCTACGTGCACGCCGAGCCCGGGGCCGCCGACGACGTGCTCGCCGCCTGGCGCGCGGTGCTCGGCCACCGAGCCTGGGTGGTCAGCCGGGCGGAGGCGGTCGAGAGCGGGGTGTTCGGTGCCGTCGACCCGGCGCTGGCCGACCGGATCGGCGACGTCGTCGCGCTCGCCCGGGGCAGCTGGGCCTTCACCGACGCTCAGCAGGACCCGGTCGGGTCGATGCTGGCCGCGTATCACGGCTCGCTCACCCCGGCGGAGCTGACGATCCCGCTGCTGGCCGTCCGCGGCCGCGCGCTGGACTGA
- a CDS encoding class I SAM-dependent methyltransferase, with protein sequence MTTPPATAAQAPARTAAIWAALDPLVAAGTPLQVLDLGGGSGMFAVPLAALGHQVTVVDPSADALATLHRRAATAGAADRVRGVQGDGDRMLTALPSGALFDLVLCHFVLEVVDEPASTLQQLAGVLRPGAQLSLAVANRAGAVLGRAISGHPVEARALLADRDPAPSRSAPAHRRFDPQELLALLAGAGLEPGEWHGVSVVADLLGASSGADPAALRDLELALAGTSPYRDVATGLHVLATRPAAG encoded by the coding sequence GTGACGACCCCTCCGGCCACCGCCGCGCAGGCCCCGGCCCGCACCGCGGCGATCTGGGCCGCGCTCGACCCGCTCGTCGCTGCCGGCACCCCGCTGCAGGTGCTCGACCTCGGCGGCGGCAGCGGGATGTTCGCCGTCCCGCTCGCCGCCCTCGGCCACCAGGTCACCGTCGTCGACCCCAGCGCCGACGCGCTGGCCACGCTGCACCGCCGGGCCGCCACCGCCGGCGCGGCCGACCGGGTCCGCGGCGTCCAGGGCGACGGCGACCGGATGCTCACCGCGCTCCCGTCCGGCGCCCTCTTCGACCTGGTGCTCTGCCACTTCGTGCTCGAGGTCGTCGACGAGCCGGCCAGCACCCTGCAGCAGCTCGCCGGCGTGCTCCGCCCCGGCGCGCAGCTCTCCCTCGCCGTCGCGAACCGGGCCGGCGCCGTCCTCGGGCGGGCGATCAGCGGGCACCCGGTCGAGGCCCGTGCCCTGCTCGCCGACCGCGACCCGGCCCCCAGCCGTAGCGCCCCCGCCCACCGGCGGTTCGACCCCCAGGAGCTGCTCGCGCTGCTCGCCGGCGCCGGGCTGGAGCCGGGAGAGTGGCACGGCGTCTCCGTCGTCGCCGACCTGCTGGGCGCCTCCTCCGGTGCCGACCCGGCCGCGTTGCGCGACCTGGAGCTGGCGCTGGCCGGCACCTCGCCCTACCGGGACGTCGCCACCGGCCTGCACGTCCTGGCCACCCGGCCCGCCGCCGGCTGA
- a CDS encoding metallophosphoesterase family protein, with product MVRRVAVLSDVHGVLPVLEAVLAEPAVAGADLVVVTGDHAAGPQPVEVLDRLTGLGDRVLLVRGNADRWLATLARGGDVRVPDPVIRWAAAQLRPDQVELLAGLPHPVTLDVDGFGPTVFCHGTPRDDDEVVLVDTRLSRWAEVFADLPPEVATVVCGHTHMPFVRLVDRRLVVNPGSVGMPYGRAGGHWALLADGAVTLHRTPVDVDAAVARVAAESGYPERQEWADQYVRSAASDAEALTVFGPRDGRPGS from the coding sequence ATGGTGCGACGCGTCGCGGTGCTGTCCGACGTCCACGGGGTGCTCCCGGTGCTGGAGGCGGTGCTGGCCGAGCCGGCGGTCGCCGGTGCGGACCTGGTCGTGGTCACCGGCGACCACGCGGCCGGGCCGCAGCCGGTGGAGGTGCTGGACCGGCTGACCGGCCTCGGCGACCGGGTGCTGCTGGTGCGGGGCAACGCCGACCGGTGGCTGGCGACCCTGGCCCGCGGTGGCGACGTGCGCGTGCCGGACCCGGTGATCCGGTGGGCCGCGGCGCAGTTGCGGCCGGACCAGGTGGAGCTGCTCGCCGGGCTGCCGCACCCGGTGACCCTGGACGTCGACGGCTTCGGGCCGACGGTGTTCTGCCACGGCACGCCCCGGGACGACGACGAGGTGGTGCTGGTCGACACCCGACTGTCCCGGTGGGCCGAGGTGTTCGCCGACCTGCCGCCGGAGGTCGCGACGGTGGTCTGCGGGCACACGCACATGCCGTTCGTGCGGCTGGTGGACCGGCGGCTGGTGGTGAACCCCGGCAGCGTCGGGATGCCGTACGGGCGGGCCGGCGGGCACTGGGCGCTGCTGGCCGACGGGGCGGTGACCCTGCACCGGACGCCGGTCGACGTGGACGCCGCGGTGGCCCGGGTGGCCGCGGAGTCGGGTTACCCGGAGCGGCAGGAGTGGGCCGACCAGTACGTCCGCTCGGCGGCCAGCGACGCGGAGGCGCTCACCGTCTTCGGCCCCCGCGACGGCCGCCCGGGCAGCTGA
- a CDS encoding DNA polymerase III subunit alpha, which translates to MSDPFVHLHVASGYSMRHGANHPADLVARAAEHGMGALALTDRDGLYGAVKFALACRSAGIRPLFGVDLAVDPVAGGEPGDQTPGRITAAARHRAAHPAGRRAPARGGASVDPRLPRVTFLARDGAGWRSLCRLTSATHLGGTRGEPVSSLTLAGAHSAGLLAVLGPGSSVGRALAAGRADLAHARLATWRSVFGPGQLVLEVVHHRGQGDRSRAQAMLRLAAEAGVPAVLTNAVRYVDALDAPTADVLDAARRLVPLGQRHVDRRTAEGHLKSGKEMALLAEELAGPDRDAALRLLETTARVAEQCAVDVRADLGIGTVRYPELDVVTSAAEQGMGPSAVLRARCEAGFGRRGMTPSAAVRERLEEELAVIDSLGYPSYFLTVADVVTLIKELRVRAAARGSGAGSLVTYLLGISDVDPIRYGLLMERFLSPLRHQLPDIDIDVESARRMEVYDAVIERFGASRVSCISMMDTYRVRHAVRDVGAALGLPPAEVDAVAKAFPHIRANQVHAALRDLPELRASRLGSRRSGGSGDLDLLFDLVARLDGLPRHIALHPCGVLLSDATLLDRTPVENSYLGYPMSQFDKDDVEELGLLKLDLLGIRMQSAIAHAMDEVARVDGEQVEIDTVPRDDPTTFELIRSTRTLGMFQIESPGQRELVGKFGPQTFEDLIVDISLFRPGPVKSDMVTPFLMARNGWRDPVYLHPALRPALEETAGVVVFHEQVLQIVSVMTGCDLAEADEVRRALGEKDAHPEVKAWFAPRALAEGFDVAVVEQVWEVLVAFGSFGFCKAHAAAFALPTYQSAWLKTHHTAAFLAGVLTHDPGMYPKRLILDDARNFGVQVLGLDVNASAGTYRIERVGGGTDDGMDDGAAGDEPDGGNRSWTRPSWMPASMPDPGRYGIRLSLADVKGINDEEVARVQAGQPYRSLTDFWNRAKVSRPVVERLVLAGGFDSVYGFGVRDSEGGRPARRRQQLTRRDLLLQIGELDRWSRSGARASSTGQLGLDLFGAGPGETEPGLFDLGAGEEAGEERSGQPEFLASGLPEFTDAERVRAELEVLGLDASRHVVEFYRPFLAALGAVPAEELLQCRSGSEVLVAGVKVATQTPPIRSGRRVVFVTLDDGTGCADATFFEDVQGPYAATVFHSWLLVVRGVMRRTGPRGVSMRATGAWELPALHEAWETGGLAAVAELMAAPGEYTEQAIAGAAASRASRPVVVRPVLVHPTGFRMSPYADIKPAGEDAATAARRAAAAPPRKLWHSSPGSSGH; encoded by the coding sequence GTGAGCGACCCCTTCGTCCACCTGCACGTCGCGTCGGGGTACTCGATGCGGCACGGCGCCAACCACCCGGCCGACCTGGTCGCCCGGGCGGCCGAGCACGGCATGGGCGCGCTGGCCCTGACCGACCGCGACGGTCTGTACGGCGCGGTCAAGTTCGCCCTGGCCTGCCGGTCGGCGGGCATCCGGCCGCTGTTCGGCGTCGACCTCGCCGTCGACCCGGTCGCCGGCGGCGAGCCGGGTGACCAGACCCCCGGGCGGATCACCGCCGCGGCCCGGCACCGGGCCGCCCACCCCGCCGGCCGCCGGGCCCCGGCGCGCGGCGGGGCCAGCGTCGACCCGCGGCTGCCCCGGGTCACCTTCCTCGCCCGCGACGGCGCGGGCTGGCGGTCGCTGTGCCGGCTCACCAGCGCCACCCACCTCGGTGGCACCCGCGGCGAGCCGGTCAGCTCGCTGACGCTGGCCGGCGCGCACTCGGCCGGGCTGCTGGCGGTGCTGGGGCCGGGGTCCTCGGTCGGCCGTGCGCTGGCCGCCGGCCGGGCCGACCTGGCGCACGCCCGGCTGGCCACCTGGCGATCGGTGTTCGGGCCCGGCCAGCTGGTGCTCGAGGTCGTGCACCACCGCGGCCAGGGCGACCGGTCCCGTGCCCAGGCGATGCTGCGGCTGGCGGCCGAGGCCGGGGTGCCGGCGGTGCTGACCAACGCCGTCCGCTACGTCGACGCCCTCGACGCCCCGACCGCCGACGTGCTGGACGCCGCCCGCCGGCTGGTGCCGCTGGGCCAGCGGCACGTCGACCGGCGCACCGCCGAGGGGCACCTGAAGTCGGGCAAGGAGATGGCGCTGCTGGCCGAGGAGCTGGCCGGGCCGGACCGGGACGCCGCCCTGCGCCTGCTGGAGACCACCGCCCGGGTCGCCGAGCAGTGCGCGGTCGACGTCCGGGCCGACCTCGGCATCGGCACCGTGCGCTATCCCGAGCTCGACGTGGTCACCAGCGCGGCCGAGCAGGGGATGGGCCCGTCGGCGGTGCTGCGGGCCCGCTGCGAGGCCGGGTTCGGCCGGCGCGGGATGACGCCGTCGGCCGCGGTGCGCGAGCGGCTGGAGGAGGAGCTGGCGGTCATCGACTCCCTCGGCTACCCCTCCTACTTTCTCACCGTCGCCGACGTGGTCACCCTGATCAAGGAGCTGCGGGTCCGCGCCGCGGCCCGGGGCTCGGGCGCCGGCAGCCTGGTCACCTACCTGCTGGGCATCTCCGACGTCGACCCGATCCGGTACGGGCTGCTGATGGAACGCTTCCTCTCCCCGCTGCGTCACCAGCTGCCTGACATCGACATCGACGTCGAGTCCGCCCGCCGGATGGAGGTCTACGACGCGGTGATCGAGCGCTTCGGCGCCTCCCGGGTCAGCTGCATCTCGATGATGGACACCTACCGGGTGCGGCACGCGGTCCGCGACGTCGGCGCCGCCCTGGGGCTGCCGCCGGCGGAGGTCGACGCGGTGGCCAAGGCGTTCCCGCACATCCGGGCCAACCAGGTGCACGCGGCGCTGCGTGACCTCCCGGAGCTGCGGGCCAGCCGGCTGGGCTCCAGGCGAAGCGGCGGCTCGGGTGATCTGGACCTGCTGTTCGACCTGGTCGCCCGGCTCGACGGGCTGCCCCGGCACATCGCGCTGCACCCGTGCGGGGTGCTGCTCTCCGATGCCACGCTGCTCGACCGCACGCCGGTGGAGAACAGCTACCTGGGCTACCCGATGAGCCAGTTCGACAAGGACGACGTCGAGGAGCTGGGGCTGCTCAAGCTGGACCTGCTCGGCATCCGGATGCAGTCGGCGATCGCGCACGCGATGGACGAGGTGGCCCGGGTCGACGGGGAGCAGGTCGAGATCGACACCGTCCCGCGCGACGACCCGACGACCTTCGAGCTGATCCGCAGCACCCGGACCCTGGGCATGTTCCAGATCGAGTCACCGGGTCAGCGGGAGCTGGTCGGCAAGTTCGGCCCGCAGACGTTCGAGGACCTCATCGTCGACATCTCGCTGTTCCGGCCCGGGCCGGTGAAGAGCGACATGGTCACCCCGTTCCTGATGGCCCGGAACGGCTGGCGCGACCCGGTCTACCTGCACCCGGCGCTGCGGCCGGCGCTGGAGGAGACCGCCGGGGTGGTGGTCTTCCACGAGCAGGTGCTGCAGATCGTGTCGGTGATGACCGGCTGCGACCTGGCCGAGGCCGACGAGGTACGCCGGGCACTGGGGGAGAAGGACGCCCACCCGGAGGTCAAGGCCTGGTTCGCGCCCCGGGCGCTGGCGGAGGGCTTCGACGTCGCGGTGGTCGAGCAGGTGTGGGAGGTGCTGGTCGCCTTCGGCTCGTTCGGCTTCTGCAAGGCCCACGCCGCGGCGTTCGCGCTGCCGACCTACCAGTCGGCCTGGCTGAAGACCCACCACACCGCGGCCTTCCTGGCCGGGGTGCTCACCCACGACCCGGGGATGTACCCCAAGCGGCTGATCCTCGACGACGCCCGCAACTTCGGGGTGCAGGTGCTCGGCCTGGACGTCAACGCCTCGGCCGGCACCTACCGGATCGAGCGGGTCGGCGGCGGCACGGACGACGGCATGGACGACGGAGCCGCCGGCGACGAGCCGGACGGCGGGAACCGGTCGTGGACCCGGCCGTCGTGGATGCCGGCGTCGATGCCCGACCCGGGGCGGTACGGCATCCGGCTCTCGCTCGCCGACGTGAAGGGGATCAACGACGAGGAGGTCGCCCGGGTCCAGGCCGGGCAGCCCTACCGGTCGCTGACCGACTTCTGGAACCGGGCGAAGGTGTCCCGGCCGGTGGTGGAGCGGCTGGTGCTGGCCGGCGGCTTCGACTCCGTCTACGGGTTCGGGGTGCGCGACAGCGAGGGCGGCCGGCCGGCGCGGCGGCGTCAGCAGCTGACCCGCCGCGACCTGCTGCTGCAGATCGGGGAGCTGGACCGCTGGAGCCGCAGCGGTGCCCGCGCCAGCAGCACCGGCCAGCTGGGGCTGGACCTGTTCGGCGCCGGGCCCGGGGAGACCGAGCCCGGGCTGTTCGACCTGGGGGCGGGTGAGGAGGCCGGCGAGGAGAGGTCCGGGCAGCCGGAGTTCCTCGCCTCCGGGCTGCCGGAGTTCACCGACGCCGAGCGGGTGCGCGCCGAGCTTGAGGTGCTGGGGCTGGACGCCAGCCGGCACGTCGTCGAGTTCTACCGGCCGTTCCTGGCCGCGCTCGGTGCGGTGCCGGCCGAGGAGCTGCTGCAGTGCCGCAGCGGGTCGGAGGTGCTGGTGGCCGGGGTGAAGGTGGCCACCCAGACCCCGCCGATCCGGTCCGGCCGCCGGGTGGTGTTCGTGACCCTGGACGACGGCACCGGCTGCGCGGACGCGACCTTCTTCGAGGACGTGCAGGGGCCCTACGCCGCCACCGTCTTCCACTCCTGGCTGCTGGTGGTCCGCGGGGTGATGCGGCGTACCGGGCCGCGGGGTGTCTCGATGCGGGCCACCGGCGCCTGGGAGCTGCCCGCGCTGCACGAGGCCTGGGAGACCGGCGGGCTCGCGGCGGTGGCGGAGCTGATGGCCGCGCCGGGGGAGTACACCGAGCAGGCGATCGCCGGGGCCGCAGCGTCCCGGGCGTCCCGGCCGGTGGTGGTGCGGCCGGTGCTGGTGCACCCGACCGGCTTCCGCATGTCCCCCTACGCCGACATCAAGCCCGCCGGCGAGGACGCCGCCACCGCCGCCCGCCGCGCGGCAGCAGCGCCACCGCGCAAGCTCTGGCACTCCAGCCCCGGCAGCTCCGGCCACTGA
- a CDS encoding SAV_6107 family HEPN domain-containing protein, with protein MGAARALPAATDGQLPLLPPLPAAAAQLLGQAHRGLAEAASSPDAAWRYATAHLAALRAAAAVLAARTQPESGRRRPRSAWVLIGQVAPELGEWAAFFAAGAAKRAAAEAGLSHAVTEREADDLVRDVGTFLGVVEATISRPAPPAPARLRAVDPGSHRRSPGHRGSGPTS; from the coding sequence ATGGGCGCCGCCCGGGCCCTCCCGGCCGCCACCGACGGGCAGCTCCCGTTGCTCCCGCCGCTGCCCGCGGCCGCCGCCCAGCTGCTCGGTCAGGCCCATCGGGGGCTGGCCGAGGCCGCCAGCAGCCCGGACGCGGCCTGGCGGTACGCGACCGCGCACCTGGCCGCCCTGCGCGCCGCGGCGGCCGTGCTGGCCGCGCGCACCCAGCCCGAGTCCGGGCGGCGCCGGCCGCGCAGCGCCTGGGTGCTGATCGGTCAGGTCGCCCCCGAGCTCGGGGAGTGGGCCGCGTTCTTCGCCGCCGGGGCGGCCAAGCGCGCCGCCGCCGAGGCGGGCCTCTCGCACGCGGTCACCGAACGGGAGGCCGACGACCTGGTCCGGGACGTCGGCACGTTCCTCGGCGTCGTGGAGGCCACGATCAGCCGCCCGGCACCGCCGGCGCCCGCACGCCTGCGTGCGGTCGACCCCGGCTCGCACCGGCGCAGCCCGGGCCACCGCGGCTCCGGCCCCACCTCGTGA
- a CDS encoding DUF6504 family protein, whose amino-acid sequence MSRVLAGAGGRVGEEVQVEQGPSGPAEFWRGQTRYVVGELLDSWVETAPWWQPDAAGGGGASAELVATRQVWRVEAVRAGRSRMSFAGVFDLSWEPTGNQWLLVRVHD is encoded by the coding sequence ATGAGCCGAGTGCTCGCCGGGGCCGGTGGCCGCGTCGGTGAAGAGGTGCAGGTCGAGCAGGGGCCGTCGGGGCCGGCCGAGTTCTGGCGCGGACAGACCCGGTACGTGGTGGGGGAGCTGCTCGACTCGTGGGTGGAGACCGCGCCGTGGTGGCAGCCCGATGCCGCCGGAGGGGGTGGGGCGTCGGCCGAGCTGGTCGCCACCCGGCAGGTCTGGCGGGTCGAGGCGGTCCGCGCAGGCCGGTCCCGGATGAGCTTCGCGGGCGTCTTCGACCTGTCCTGGGAGCCGACGGGCAACCAGTGGCTGCTCGTCCGGGTGCACGACTGA
- a CDS encoding YbaK/EbsC family protein, producing MTAAETPHHPRVAEVEQVLRAAGVAGEVRTLPDSARTAAAAAAQLGVEVGAIANSLVFDAGDVPLLVLTSGAHRVDEALVADLLGVPRITRATPEFVRRHTGQAIGGVAPVGHPEPIGTLVDVELARHPQVWAAAGHPHTVFPTSYDELLQLTAGTPAEVGPGPSPAAADEETSR from the coding sequence ATGACCGCTGCGGAGACCCCGCACCACCCCCGGGTCGCCGAGGTCGAGCAGGTCCTGCGCGCCGCCGGCGTCGCCGGCGAGGTGCGCACCCTGCCCGACAGCGCCCGCACCGCCGCCGCCGCGGCCGCCCAGCTCGGCGTCGAGGTCGGGGCGATCGCCAACAGCCTGGTGTTCGACGCCGGCGACGTCCCGCTGCTCGTGCTCACCAGCGGCGCACACCGGGTCGACGAGGCCCTGGTCGCCGACCTCCTCGGCGTCCCGCGGATCACCCGGGCCACCCCCGAGTTCGTCCGCCGGCACACCGGTCAGGCGATCGGCGGGGTGGCCCCGGTCGGCCACCCGGAGCCGATCGGCACCCTGGTCGACGTCGAGCTCGCCCGGCACCCCCAGGTGTGGGCGGCCGCCGGGCACCCGCACACCGTCTTCCCCACCAGCTACGACGAGCTGCTGCAGCTCACCGCCGGCACCCCCGCGGAGGTCGGCCCCGGCCCCTCCCCGGCCGCCGCGGACGAGGAGACCTCCCGATGA